The Pseudarthrobacter sulfonivorans genome includes a window with the following:
- a CDS encoding SAM-dependent methyltransferase: MKTEKGAASLLANALGIVLGTTEIPLRLRAWDGSQAGPPEAPVLEFRSRRALRRILWSPGQLGLSRAYVAGDIDAPGDIFAAFTALSSVGKFSEPGPFRPLTPRELATLVSTAVRLGALGPNPAPPPEEAKVTRKGRLHTRKRDAAAISHHYDVGNDFYALVLGPSMVYSCAVWADGPDGGGTPASRGLPAGLDDAQKAKLDLVCRKLGLKPGMRVLDVGCGWGSFALHAAQHYGVSVVGVTLSTEQAVLARKRAADAGLTENIDIRVQDYRDISDGLFDAISSIGMSEHVGREQTPHYVDALHGLLRPGGRLLNHAISWNAGPTKPDPDSFIPRYVFPDGEMISLGEMVSALESGGFEVVDVEALRQHYALTLRAWVRRLEEDWDEAVRLTSLGRARVWRLYMVSSALGFETGITGVNQILVQRAGGDGPPLRRTDWV, from the coding sequence ATGAAAACAGAAAAAGGGGCAGCGTCGCTGCTGGCGAACGCACTGGGCATCGTCCTGGGGACGACGGAGATACCGCTGAGGCTGCGGGCGTGGGACGGGTCCCAGGCGGGGCCGCCCGAGGCCCCGGTCCTCGAATTCAGGTCACGCCGCGCCCTGCGCCGGATCCTGTGGTCGCCGGGGCAGCTCGGGCTCAGCCGCGCCTATGTCGCCGGGGACATCGATGCCCCCGGCGACATCTTTGCAGCCTTCACGGCGCTTAGCTCGGTGGGCAAGTTTTCCGAGCCCGGCCCCTTCCGACCCCTGACTCCGCGTGAACTGGCCACGCTGGTCAGCACGGCCGTCCGGCTGGGCGCGCTGGGCCCCAACCCTGCTCCGCCGCCGGAGGAGGCCAAGGTCACGCGGAAGGGCCGGCTCCACACGCGGAAGCGCGACGCCGCGGCCATCTCGCACCATTACGACGTCGGCAACGACTTTTACGCCCTCGTGCTGGGACCCTCGATGGTTTACTCGTGCGCTGTGTGGGCGGATGGACCCGACGGCGGCGGCACCCCTGCCAGCCGCGGCCTTCCGGCCGGACTGGATGACGCGCAGAAGGCCAAGCTGGATCTCGTCTGCCGGAAGCTTGGGCTGAAGCCCGGGATGAGGGTACTGGACGTGGGGTGCGGCTGGGGCAGCTTCGCGTTGCACGCGGCGCAGCATTACGGCGTCTCGGTGGTGGGCGTGACGCTCTCCACCGAACAGGCCGTGCTGGCGCGCAAACGTGCGGCCGACGCCGGCCTGACCGAAAACATCGACATCCGGGTCCAGGATTACCGTGATATCTCCGACGGGCTGTTCGACGCCATCAGCTCCATCGGCATGTCCGAACATGTGGGCCGGGAACAGACACCCCACTATGTCGACGCGCTGCACGGCTTGCTCCGTCCCGGCGGCCGGCTGCTCAACCACGCCATCTCCTGGAACGCCGGCCCCACCAAGCCGGACCCGGATTCGTTCATTCCGCGCTATGTCTTTCCGGACGGCGAGATGATCAGCCTGGGCGAGATGGTCAGCGCGCTGGAATCCGGCGGGTTCGAGGTGGTGGACGTGGAGGCCCTGCGCCAGCACTATGCGCTGACCCTGCGGGCGTGGGTGCGCAGGCTCGAAGAGGACTGGGACGAAGCCGTCCGGCTCACCAGCCTGGGCCGGGCGCGGGTATGGCGGCTCTACATGGTCTCAAGTGCCCTGGGCTTTGAAACCGGGATCACGGGCGTCAACCAGATCCTCGTCCAGCGTGCCGGCGGGGACGGGCCGCCGCTGCGCCGGACTGACTGGGTCTAG
- a CDS encoding PP2C family protein-serine/threonine phosphatase encodes MTGIEGPASEPGPARRITVDFGASSNTGRRRTSNEDSYLAGGALFLVADGMGGHDAGEVASSMVVSSFEELALRPSVGLDDVRQTISQATRRVLGLPATGKSAGTTLTGVAISEAGGLPYWLVLNIGDSRTYRLAGSSLEQISVDHSVVQEQVDRGELTSAEAAGSPGRNVVTRAIGAGSSGEADYWFVPAEAGDRMLVCSDGLTNELADARILEVLLEESSPQDAATRLVHEALLHGGRDNVTVLVVDATAVDGQGSELPTTSPQHAGSAGEHHDPDETIPREALASLRRTGEEK; translated from the coding sequence ATGACGGGGATCGAAGGTCCCGCCTCGGAGCCGGGGCCGGCGAGACGGATCACTGTGGACTTTGGCGCCTCCTCGAACACTGGTCGGCGGCGCACATCCAACGAAGACTCGTACCTCGCAGGAGGTGCCCTGTTCCTTGTCGCGGATGGCATGGGCGGACATGATGCCGGCGAGGTTGCGAGTTCGATGGTGGTGAGCTCCTTCGAAGAGCTGGCCCTGCGGCCCTCCGTCGGGCTCGACGATGTGAGGCAAACCATTTCCCAGGCAACCCGCAGGGTACTCGGGCTGCCCGCGACCGGAAAAAGCGCAGGGACTACGCTCACCGGCGTTGCCATCTCCGAAGCCGGTGGGCTGCCCTACTGGCTCGTACTCAACATCGGGGACTCCCGGACGTACCGGCTCGCGGGATCCTCGCTTGAGCAGATCAGCGTGGACCATTCTGTGGTGCAGGAACAGGTGGACAGGGGCGAGCTCACATCCGCCGAAGCCGCCGGAAGCCCGGGCAGGAATGTTGTCACCCGTGCCATTGGCGCCGGGAGCTCCGGCGAAGCGGACTACTGGTTCGTTCCAGCTGAAGCTGGTGACCGGATGCTGGTCTGTTCCGACGGGCTGACTAACGAGCTGGCCGATGCCCGGATCCTGGAGGTCCTGCTGGAGGAATCGTCACCACAGGATGCCGCAACAAGACTGGTCCATGAGGCTCTCCTGCATGGTGGCAGGGATAACGTCACTGTGCTGGTTGTCGATGCCACGGCCGTTGACGGCCAGGGGTCCGAGCTGCCAACGACGAGTCCGCAGCATGCAGGCTCTGCGGGGGAACATCACGACCCGGACGAAACGATCCCGCGGGAAGCCCTGGCGTCCCTGCGGAGAACAGGTGAGGAGAAATGA
- a CDS encoding transglutaminase-like domain-containing protein, whose translation MTQAATSRRALEPGTLISDLVQLGLFLLLLATGTLGFSRVFEGADYLVAGLGGAFLGLGVALLGARWRWGILSVAGATTVAYFLFGGAIALRPTAIAGAVPTLETLRELALGPVLSWKQLLTLQPPAGTYENLAVLPYLAALLAGVLAGSFALRLSRPAVALLPVAAHFVVAVAFGTKDPVEPVLRASFVFAGSLAWYAWSRGHRSRMVAPQPHVADSGGWQRSLRVRAIAAGAGVLAAGMLFGSVAAYSVEPVTQRQVLRDSLVPPLDLNAYPSPLVAFRKYVRDQKDETLFTVTGLPSDARIRLATLDAYDGIVYNVAGDGGTGSGSFARIGSSVGENRGPVTAEIAVTIEAFKGVWVPGVGDLKTVQFGGPRVDVLTKALHYNRESQMAINTAGLQAGDTYTAEVSIPTVLSDEQLGDRDSADIALPAAAAVPDVVSGSAQSAAGSNTTALLQARALEAKLHTDGFFSHGLQGEAVSRAGHGAERIAALLGATQMVGDDEQYATAMALQALSLGLPARVVLGFHSEEDGGGAVEITGSDLHAWVEIALQGAGWVTFDPTPPEDQVPQEQKIKEKSQENAQVLQPPLPPQKPAELPPEVLPDDERDDDGGNPWGTLLTVLGIGGGFLGVAILLLGPVLLVFYLKRKRRMRRANADSTADRFSGGWDELLDAATDLGVGILPGVTRQEGANALESKYPQSSIVALAERIDGGVFGPVEPSPHELEGFWQEVDGIIGSMNNSVGPWKRFKARASLRSLRGSWTSIGMAFIARKRKN comes from the coding sequence ATGACACAGGCAGCCACTTCCCGCCGGGCACTGGAGCCAGGGACACTGATCAGCGACCTGGTCCAGCTCGGCTTGTTCCTCTTGCTTCTGGCCACCGGGACACTCGGCTTCAGCCGTGTGTTCGAAGGTGCTGACTACCTTGTTGCCGGTCTCGGAGGCGCTTTCCTGGGCCTGGGCGTTGCACTGCTGGGAGCGCGCTGGCGGTGGGGAATCCTCTCGGTAGCCGGCGCCACAACAGTGGCCTACTTCCTGTTCGGGGGAGCCATCGCGCTGCGGCCCACGGCCATCGCAGGTGCAGTGCCCACGCTGGAGACCCTGCGCGAACTCGCCCTGGGACCGGTGCTGTCCTGGAAGCAGCTCCTGACGCTGCAGCCTCCGGCCGGAACGTATGAGAATCTCGCAGTCTTGCCGTACTTGGCAGCTTTGCTGGCCGGCGTGCTGGCTGGCAGCTTCGCACTCCGGCTCAGCCGGCCGGCCGTGGCCCTACTTCCCGTGGCGGCGCACTTTGTGGTGGCTGTGGCATTCGGCACCAAGGACCCGGTGGAACCCGTGCTGCGGGCCTCATTCGTGTTCGCAGGTTCACTCGCATGGTACGCATGGAGCCGAGGCCACCGCAGTCGAATGGTCGCCCCGCAACCCCACGTGGCGGACAGCGGCGGGTGGCAGAGGTCCCTGCGGGTCCGTGCCATAGCCGCCGGCGCCGGAGTCCTGGCAGCTGGCATGTTGTTCGGCTCAGTTGCTGCCTACTCCGTTGAACCCGTCACCCAGCGCCAGGTCCTGAGGGATTCCCTGGTGCCTCCCTTGGACCTTAACGCCTACCCAAGCCCGCTGGTTGCATTCCGCAAGTACGTCCGTGACCAAAAGGACGAAACCCTCTTCACAGTCACCGGCTTGCCAAGCGACGCCCGCATCCGGCTCGCCACCCTCGACGCGTACGACGGCATCGTGTACAACGTGGCTGGCGACGGCGGTACGGGGTCGGGTTCGTTTGCCAGAATCGGCTCATCCGTGGGCGAAAACCGTGGGCCCGTCACGGCCGAAATAGCCGTCACGATCGAGGCCTTCAAAGGGGTCTGGGTTCCCGGTGTGGGGGACCTTAAGACTGTGCAATTTGGCGGACCCCGCGTGGACGTCCTGACGAAGGCGCTGCACTACAACCGTGAAAGCCAGATGGCTATCAACACGGCCGGTCTACAGGCCGGCGATACCTACACAGCGGAAGTATCCATCCCCACGGTCCTGTCGGATGAGCAGTTGGGTGATCGCGATTCCGCTGATATCGCCCTTCCTGCGGCGGCTGCAGTCCCGGACGTGGTGTCCGGTTCGGCGCAGTCTGCCGCGGGCTCGAACACTACCGCGTTGCTGCAGGCCCGGGCGCTCGAGGCGAAGCTGCATACCGACGGGTTCTTCAGCCACGGCCTTCAGGGTGAAGCTGTTTCGAGGGCAGGCCATGGTGCGGAACGCATCGCGGCGCTGCTGGGAGCCACGCAGATGGTGGGCGACGACGAACAGTACGCCACGGCCATGGCGCTCCAGGCACTCTCGCTGGGACTGCCTGCCCGGGTCGTGCTGGGGTTTCACTCAGAGGAAGACGGCGGGGGCGCTGTCGAGATCACGGGCAGTGACCTGCATGCGTGGGTAGAAATTGCCTTGCAGGGGGCAGGGTGGGTGACCTTCGACCCCACACCCCCTGAAGACCAGGTTCCGCAGGAACAGAAGATCAAAGAGAAGTCCCAGGAAAACGCGCAGGTACTCCAGCCTCCGCTTCCACCGCAGAAACCCGCGGAATTGCCGCCGGAAGTTTTGCCGGACGACGAGAGGGACGACGACGGCGGGAACCCCTGGGGTACGCTGCTCACCGTGTTGGGGATTGGCGGAGGCTTCCTCGGCGTCGCAATCCTGTTGTTGGGTCCCGTTCTCCTGGTTTTCTATTTGAAACGGAAACGCCGGATGAGGCGCGCGAACGCGGACAGCACCGCTGACCGGTTCAGCGGCGGTTGGGACGAGCTGCTGGACGCCGCAACCGATCTTGGCGTCGGAATCTTGCCCGGCGTCACCCGGCAGGAGGGCGCCAATGCCCTGGAATCGAAGTATCCACAGTCATCAATTGTGGCTCTCGCGGAACGGATCGACGGCGGCGTGTTTGGGCCCGTTGAACCAAGCCCCCATGAGCTTGAAGGTTTTTGGCAGGAGGTGGACGGGATCATCGGCTCAATGAACAACAGCGTCGGACCGTGGAAACGGTTCAAGGCACGTGCCTCGCTGCGCTCGTTGCGCGGATCGTGGACGTCCATTGGCATGGCGTTCATCGCCAGGAAAAGGAAGAACTAG
- a CDS encoding DUF58 domain-containing protein has translation MSQVITGAKSARAAVAAAARGASSGAAAARRRIGTALSAVSRYGAPIGRIAGPFVSPSAAAAARLLKVPTSFGWAVMGVAALSATGAVAWGWQELNTWTFIAVALVVVALPFVLGKLSYRVTLDLARNRVVVGERAVGRVDVENTAKHRLLPARIELPVGQGLASFHLPGLDSGETHEELFTIPTNRRTVLSVGPVRSIRGDALGLLRRQLAWTEAVPLFVHPRTTSLSNSSSGLFRDLDGLPTKDLASDDISFHALREYVPGDDRRYIHWKSSARTGKLMVRQFEETRRSHLAVALSTNPEHYQDDVEFELAISVCGSIALQSLREEKEVTVVTHDNVVPSPTGKRLLDGLAAVDAFDAAFAKPRHSAPGAFAQKVATDVANASVITVIFGGRVDMREIQAAIRKIPHGVRTTVIRCVRDEELGLRSIAGASMLTLGHLEDLSRGVRRVGE, from the coding sequence ATGAGCCAGGTCATCACCGGCGCGAAAAGCGCACGGGCAGCGGTCGCAGCCGCCGCGCGGGGAGCATCGTCCGGAGCGGCAGCAGCAAGGAGAAGGATCGGAACGGCGTTGTCAGCCGTCAGCCGTTACGGTGCTCCGATCGGCAGGATCGCGGGACCCTTCGTTTCCCCTTCAGCGGCGGCCGCAGCGCGCCTGCTGAAAGTGCCCACGTCGTTCGGTTGGGCCGTTATGGGTGTGGCCGCCCTGTCGGCCACGGGGGCAGTGGCCTGGGGGTGGCAGGAGCTGAACACCTGGACGTTCATCGCCGTCGCGCTCGTTGTAGTGGCGTTGCCGTTTGTGCTGGGCAAGCTCTCGTACCGCGTCACCCTCGATCTCGCCCGCAACCGGGTTGTTGTCGGTGAACGGGCGGTGGGCCGGGTTGACGTGGAAAACACTGCGAAGCACAGGCTGTTGCCCGCACGGATTGAACTGCCCGTTGGACAGGGCCTGGCCTCATTCCACCTGCCTGGCCTTGACTCCGGCGAAACGCATGAAGAGCTGTTTACCATCCCGACAAACCGCAGAACGGTCCTTTCGGTGGGGCCCGTCAGGTCAATCAGGGGCGACGCCCTGGGACTGCTTCGCCGCCAGCTGGCGTGGACAGAGGCTGTGCCGCTGTTTGTCCACCCGCGGACTACGTCACTGAGCAATTCATCGTCAGGCCTTTTCCGGGATCTTGACGGGTTGCCCACCAAGGATCTGGCGAGCGACGACATCTCGTTCCACGCGCTCCGCGAGTACGTGCCAGGCGACGACCGGCGCTACATCCACTGGAAGTCGAGTGCCCGCACCGGCAAGCTGATGGTCCGGCAGTTCGAAGAGACGCGGCGATCCCACCTGGCCGTCGCACTGTCCACTAACCCGGAGCACTACCAGGACGATGTCGAGTTTGAGCTGGCCATCTCAGTGTGCGGATCGATTGCCCTCCAGAGCCTGCGGGAAGAGAAGGAGGTCACGGTCGTAACCCACGACAACGTGGTCCCGTCCCCCACGGGCAAACGCCTCCTCGACGGACTGGCTGCAGTCGACGCGTTCGATGCAGCTTTTGCGAAGCCGCGCCACTCTGCCCCGGGCGCATTCGCACAGAAAGTGGCAACGGATGTTGCCAATGCCTCGGTGATTACAGTCATTTTCGGTGGCCGTGTGGACATGAGAGAGATTCAAGCAGCGATTCGGAAAATTCCCCATGGTGTCCGTACAACTGTCATACGGTGTGTCCGGGACGAAGAGTTGGGACTGCGCAGCATCGCTGGAGCTTCCATGCTCACGCTCGGGCACCTCGAGGACCTCTCCCGCGGAGTGCGGAGGGTCGGCGAATGA
- a CDS encoding FHA domain-containing protein — protein sequence MMHRYRTGEWLGVVTEYGVAVLPGDLDTNLVERIWHSLRSGKGLGGVLDVLTGAFGTSLSALPSFAVVSFTGTEAGIAVRGPLEVGVVGDDDAGGYTVSGARVSTWSERVSSNPDMVQIVTALGTGTEIGLPESLPIADGVVPCSAISVVLSADRLSVVLPFPDHQQGPEPVSVQAQPPEPVPAEELAPVAATTPEPQPVAPTEPQSTQAEAGDGWHASPVHDPSHTISDPGDAEGTDYDWLLSGETIARSVEGAAIRGEEDGDGAGQEPTAPQRQLSATAGDLHPPSLPVPGVLSPPEYPALPPARPLHVPSTPGGVIDGLPDFPWDAVAGPGEPDNDDTISIEALAEMRRRSGTPVQAVPAARQPAAARNAGRLDVSTGESVVLDRNVIIGRRPKSTRAVADMVPYLLTVPSPTQDISRNHVEIRVEGDHVLAVDQETTNGTRLLRTGRDPERLHPREATMLSFGDVLDLGEGVTVTFREES from the coding sequence ATGATGCACCGCTATCGGACCGGTGAGTGGCTGGGGGTTGTGACCGAGTACGGCGTCGCTGTGCTGCCCGGGGACCTTGATACCAATCTCGTGGAACGGATCTGGCATTCGCTGCGTTCCGGCAAAGGACTTGGAGGCGTGCTGGATGTTCTCACGGGCGCTTTCGGGACGAGCCTCTCGGCCCTTCCCAGCTTTGCTGTTGTGAGCTTTACCGGCACCGAAGCCGGCATAGCGGTGCGGGGCCCCTTGGAGGTCGGTGTGGTGGGGGACGACGACGCGGGCGGGTATACGGTCAGTGGCGCCCGTGTGTCTACCTGGAGCGAGAGAGTGTCGAGTAACCCCGATATGGTCCAGATCGTCACGGCTCTCGGGACGGGAACGGAAATCGGCCTCCCTGAGTCCCTGCCGATCGCCGACGGAGTGGTCCCGTGCTCCGCAATCTCCGTAGTTCTGAGCGCGGATCGGCTGAGCGTCGTACTCCCGTTTCCGGATCATCAGCAGGGTCCGGAGCCCGTATCCGTCCAGGCACAGCCGCCCGAACCTGTGCCGGCCGAGGAACTCGCGCCGGTTGCCGCCACCACACCTGAACCGCAGCCCGTGGCGCCGACGGAACCTCAGTCCACGCAGGCCGAGGCAGGGGACGGCTGGCATGCATCCCCCGTGCACGATCCTTCCCACACCATCTCAGATCCTGGGGACGCGGAAGGAACTGACTACGACTGGCTGCTCTCCGGCGAAACGATTGCCAGGTCCGTGGAAGGGGCGGCCATCCGCGGCGAGGAAGACGGCGACGGCGCCGGGCAGGAGCCAACGGCCCCCCAGAGGCAACTGTCCGCCACGGCAGGCGACCTGCACCCGCCCAGCCTTCCGGTGCCTGGTGTACTGAGTCCACCGGAATACCCAGCTCTCCCGCCCGCCAGACCGCTCCACGTGCCGAGTACCCCCGGTGGCGTCATCGACGGCCTCCCGGACTTTCCCTGGGACGCAGTCGCTGGGCCTGGCGAACCGGACAACGATGACACCATTTCCATCGAAGCTCTGGCGGAGATGAGGCGCCGCAGCGGAACGCCCGTGCAGGCGGTACCAGCTGCGAGACAGCCGGCGGCGGCCCGCAACGCCGGCAGGCTCGACGTGTCCACCGGAGAGTCCGTGGTGTTGGACCGGAACGTCATCATTGGCAGAAGGCCGAAAAGCACCCGTGCGGTTGCCGACATGGTCCCGTACTTGCTGACAGTGCCAAGTCCCACCCAAGACATATCCCGGAACCATGTGGAAATCCGGGTGGAAGGCGATCATGTCCTGGCCGTCGACCAGGAAACCACCAACGGCACCCGTCTGCTGCGGACCGGACGCGACCCGGAGCGCCTTCACCCGCGTGAGGCCACGATGCTGAGTTTCGGGGATGTACTGGATCTAGGCGAAGGCGTCACCGTCACGTTCCGGGAGGAATCATGA
- a CDS encoding serine/threonine-protein kinase, producing the protein MSPKRLVGPPPRIEGFTYQSVLGSGGFADVFLYQDVLGRRVAVKVLLVERLSSGSEQQFTAEANLMAALSAHPSIVTIYQAGLSSDGRPYLVMEYFPKANLQVRYRRERFSAAEALRIGIQVAGAVETSHRAGILHRDIKPANILISEYNKPALTDFGISATQENQQDAVGMSIPWSPPESFGSPPWSGPQSDVYALAATVYTLLAGRSPFEVPGAANSSSDILGRIENSALPALGRDDVPPMLEEALEKAMSKSPGDRYETSLAFARALQKVQIDMHMAVTPVDVVDDSADQIDENDDDDGLTRIRSIVSISPEATAPQAPSRGRHPDYVQPIAGVPDDTVLRDGLHASGGGQPAGRHEAGLPLPVAPPIEDTLLRPPSEPPSSEVSQPAKRRMLVPTIIGAAAVIVVGGAIAATLMTGQAGEADKKGAGQSAPQTSVPLDPVVESIVPAPTGLAGTVGDKGVVFSWQNPSPQPEDMYLWRVLDAETDGPLTSTKDPSVSVQPGATGRTCIEVSIRRSTGRSTNEPAVACAP; encoded by the coding sequence ATGAGCCCTAAGCGACTCGTAGGTCCACCACCCCGGATTGAGGGCTTCACGTATCAGAGTGTCCTGGGGTCCGGCGGCTTCGCTGACGTGTTCCTGTACCAGGATGTGCTGGGTCGGCGCGTGGCCGTCAAAGTGCTGCTCGTGGAAAGGCTCTCGTCCGGCTCCGAGCAGCAGTTCACGGCTGAGGCCAACCTGATGGCGGCACTGTCCGCGCATCCGTCCATCGTCACCATCTACCAAGCTGGACTGTCCTCCGACGGCCGGCCGTACCTGGTCATGGAGTACTTCCCGAAGGCCAACCTTCAGGTCCGGTACCGCCGCGAACGCTTCAGTGCGGCCGAAGCACTCCGGATAGGCATCCAGGTTGCCGGTGCTGTGGAAACGTCGCACCGGGCAGGCATCCTCCACCGGGACATCAAACCGGCCAATATCCTCATCAGCGAATACAACAAGCCGGCACTTACAGACTTTGGCATCTCAGCCACCCAGGAAAATCAGCAGGATGCCGTGGGCATGTCCATCCCGTGGTCGCCGCCGGAGTCATTCGGCAGCCCTCCGTGGAGCGGCCCCCAGTCCGATGTATATGCCTTGGCCGCGACCGTTTATACCCTGCTGGCAGGCAGGTCTCCCTTCGAAGTTCCCGGTGCTGCCAATTCAAGCAGCGACATCCTGGGCCGGATCGAAAATTCGGCGCTCCCAGCATTGGGCCGGGACGACGTGCCGCCCATGCTGGAGGAAGCCCTGGAGAAAGCCATGAGCAAGAGCCCGGGCGACAGGTACGAAACCTCCCTCGCCTTTGCCAGGGCCCTCCAAAAAGTCCAGATCGATATGCACATGGCAGTTACGCCCGTGGACGTGGTGGACGACAGTGCCGATCAGATCGATGAGAACGATGACGACGACGGACTGACGCGGATCCGGAGCATTGTCAGCATCAGCCCCGAAGCCACTGCGCCGCAGGCTCCAAGCCGTGGACGCCACCCTGATTACGTGCAGCCAATTGCCGGAGTCCCGGACGACACCGTCCTCCGCGACGGGCTGCATGCCAGCGGCGGTGGACAACCGGCCGGACGTCATGAGGCAGGCCTCCCGTTGCCTGTTGCGCCGCCGATCGAAGACACACTCCTGCGGCCGCCGTCGGAGCCTCCGTCGTCAGAAGTCAGCCAGCCGGCCAAGCGACGCATGCTCGTGCCAACCATTATCGGGGCGGCTGCAGTCATTGTGGTGGGCGGTGCCATTGCCGCAACGCTGATGACTGGCCAAGCGGGCGAGGCGGACAAGAAGGGCGCAGGCCAGTCCGCGCCCCAGACGTCCGTTCCCCTCGATCCGGTGGTGGAAAGTATTGTGCCTGCCCCCACAGGACTCGCGGGAACAGTCGGGGACAAAGGTGTTGTTTTCAGTTGGCAGAATCCCAGCCCGCAACCTGAGGACATGTATCTTTGGCGAGTCCTGGACGCCGAGACCGACGGCCCCCTGACCAGCACGAAGGATCCTTCTGTCTCTGTTCAGCCAGGCGCCACCGGGAGAACGTGCATCGAAGTATCGATAAGGAGAAGTACCGGACGGTCCACCAACGAACCTGCCGTCGCCTGTGCACCCTAG
- a CDS encoding zinc ribbon domain-containing protein YjdM, producing the protein MNETLPPCPECSSAYTYEMGALLVCPECGHEWSAQAAEATAEPGPRVIKDAVGNILADGDTVTVIKDLKIKGSSGVIKVGTKVRGIRLMDGVGDHDIDCKVDGVGPMQLKSSVVKKV; encoded by the coding sequence GTGAATGAGACGTTGCCACCGTGCCCCGAATGCTCCAGCGCCTACACCTACGAGATGGGTGCGCTCCTGGTCTGCCCGGAATGCGGCCACGAGTGGTCCGCCCAGGCGGCGGAGGCCACGGCAGAGCCCGGGCCGAGGGTCATCAAGGATGCAGTGGGCAACATCCTCGCCGACGGCGACACGGTCACGGTGATCAAGGACCTGAAAATCAAGGGCAGCTCCGGTGTCATCAAGGTAGGCACCAAAGTCCGCGGGATCAGGCTCATGGACGGTGTGGGCGATCACGACATCGACTGCAAGGTGGACGGCGTGGGGCCGATGCAGCTCAAATCCTCCGTGGTGAAAAAGGTCTAG
- a CDS encoding RDD family protein: MVQEVGRIPEVLHAGPGLYSAGIGARIWANVIDGLLLQGIYIGLYFASFGAMLGAAQSGNYSTAITLMNVIGFVLPALWILLAIIYVAMLGRGQSLGMKLTGVRLVSLETLGAPGFWRAAGRNVVFALGALIVVGPFSPLFDDSGQRRGWHDKATNTWMIDERRRLAESATVGAPRNGAPFVAQVPAPAAVTPIVSPVQPPSPVPPPPPGFAPGLVTAAPSVPSWQPNAPAPAPQPQPVPAALADDDDDLDATRIGVVARAHRTWCLRLDDGQDIHLAARGFIGRNPADPEGQPNHAAGAAAQLIPVRDATKTVSKTHLAFGIDGSRLWVQERGSTNGTKIVRTTGEHLDVSSSTRSYAGNGDVLVLGDLRITVVGE, translated from the coding sequence ATGGTCCAGGAAGTCGGACGCATTCCCGAAGTACTACACGCGGGTCCGGGGTTATACAGCGCCGGCATTGGAGCCAGGATCTGGGCCAATGTCATTGATGGACTGCTGCTCCAAGGCATCTACATCGGGCTGTATTTCGCCTCATTCGGAGCGATGCTCGGCGCAGCACAATCAGGGAATTACTCCACTGCCATCACTTTGATGAATGTCATCGGGTTCGTCTTGCCCGCCCTGTGGATTTTGCTCGCCATCATCTACGTAGCCATGCTCGGTCGCGGCCAGAGCCTCGGCATGAAGCTGACTGGGGTGCGGCTCGTGTCCCTGGAAACACTGGGCGCACCCGGATTTTGGCGGGCAGCAGGGCGGAACGTGGTGTTCGCCCTTGGCGCCTTGATAGTCGTTGGGCCTTTTTCGCCCCTGTTTGACGATTCGGGGCAGCGGCGGGGCTGGCATGACAAAGCCACCAACACGTGGATGATTGACGAGCGCCGCCGGCTGGCGGAGTCTGCCACGGTTGGTGCGCCCCGGAACGGAGCGCCGTTCGTTGCCCAAGTGCCCGCGCCCGCAGCGGTAACGCCAATCGTGTCACCGGTGCAGCCGCCGTCGCCCGTTCCGCCACCACCGCCGGGCTTTGCCCCGGGCTTGGTGACGGCTGCACCGTCAGTGCCATCCTGGCAGCCCAATGCTCCGGCTCCGGCTCCGCAGCCGCAGCCAGTGCCCGCGGCCTTGGCCGATGACGACGATGACCTGGACGCCACCCGCATCGGCGTCGTAGCCAGGGCCCACCGAACCTGGTGCCTCCGCCTCGATGACGGACAGGACATCCACTTGGCTGCACGAGGCTTCATCGGACGGAATCCAGCAGACCCGGAAGGCCAGCCGAATCACGCGGCGGGTGCAGCCGCGCAGTTGATCCCTGTCCGGGATGCCACGAAGACGGTTTCCAAAACCCACCTGGCATTCGGAATCGACGGAAGCCGCCTTTGGGTCCAGGAACGGGGATCCACCAATGGCACCAAAATCGTCCGAACCACAGGCGAGCACCTGGATGTCAGCAGCTCGACGCGTTCCTATGCCGGCAACGGCGACGTCCTCGTCCTCGGGGACCTCCGGATCACTGTGGTGGGTGAATGA